In Nicotiana tabacum cultivar K326 chromosome 17, ASM71507v2, whole genome shotgun sequence, one DNA window encodes the following:
- the LOC107793554 gene encoding putative inactive receptor kinase At5g67200, translating into MFPLMLVLCFLQLFSSFYFCSSSTTPSAPLNSLLPSDAVSLLSFKSKADLDNKLLYTLNERFDYCQWQGVKCVQGRIVRFVLQSFGLRGTFQSNTLTHLDQLRILNLRNNSLSGPIPDLSGLTNLKTLFLDHNFFSGTFPLPLLSLHRLIILDLSHNNLSGSLPVELTVLDRLNYLRLDSNWFTGSIPPLNQTQLQIFNVSKNNLTGSIPVTPTLKKFNERSFLWNPNLCGKVINTPCPSTPFFDSPSAAASPRPSPLYQDAQSQGLLLTPPPQHKHKKVGVVLGFVVGTLILIAAVLCLFALVKKRREESETEPKATKCAIETITNNAVNATTSAPADNSQLLEIKLEKEVKVAQVSQQQLKSGNLIFCSGETELYNLEQLMRASAELLGRGTIGTTYKAVMASQLIVSVKRLDACKTSITSGEAFEQHMEEVGMLRHPNLVAVRAYFQAKQERLVIYDYQPNGSLFNLIHGSRSTRAKPLHWTSCLKIAEDVAQGLAYIHQASKLTHGNLKSSNVLLGSDFEACLTDYSLIALADISSDDDPDAARYKAPEVRKSARKATPGSDVYAYGILLLELLTGKPPSQHPYLSPPDMADWVRAMREDDNEEDRWLAMLVDLASICSLTSPEQRPTMRQILKMIQDIKDNAMVENNKRDEHTGYS; encoded by the exons ATGTTCCCATTGATGCTTGTTCTCTGCTTCCTTCAACTATTTTCTAGTTTCtacttttgttcttcttctactACACCATCTGCACCTTTAAACTCTTTACTTCCCTCCGACGCTGTTTCTTTATTATCCTTCAAATCCAAAGCTGACCTTGACAATAAGCTTCTTTACACACTTAACGAGCGTTTTGACTATTGTCAATGGCAAGGAGTGAAATGTGTGCAAGGTCGTATTGTACGTTTTGTTCTTCAAAGTTTTGGTCTTAGAGGTACTTTCCAGTCCAACACTTTAACTCATCTTGACCAACTCCGAATCCTTAATCTTAGGAACAATTCACTTTCTGGTCCTATCCCTGACCTTTCTGGTCTTACAAACCTTAAAACTCTGTTTCTTGATCATAACTTTTTCTCTGGAActtttcctcttcctcttctttctcTTCACCGCCTCATTATCCTCGATTTGTCCCATAATAATCTCTCCGGTTCACTCCCTGTTGAGCTTACTGTTCTAGACCGGTTGAACTATCTCCGGCTTGATTCTAACTGGTTCACCGGTTCGATTCCGCCCTTGAACCAAACCCAacttcaaatcttcaatgtgtCAAAAAATAACCTCACTGGTTCAATACCTGTTACTCCGACTCTGAAGAAATTTAACGAACGCTCATTCTTATGGAACCCTAATCTTTGTGGTAAAGTTATTAATACCCCTTGCCCGTCAACTCCATTCTTTGATTCGCCTTCAGCTGCTGCCTCCCCCCGGCCCTCACCGTTATACCAAGATGCACAGTCACAGGGTCTACTTCTTACTCCTCCGCCTCAGCATAAGCACAAAAAAGTTGGTGTCGTTTTGGGTTTTGTGGTCGGAACTTTGATTTTAATTGCAGCTGTTCTGTGTCTTTTTGCTTtggtgaaaaagagaagagaagaaagtgaAACTGAACCGAAAGCAACAAAATGTGCCATTGAGACCATTACGAACAATGCAGTGAACGCGACTACTTCTGCTCCAGCTGATAATAGCCAATTATTAGAGATAAAATTAGAAAAGGAAGTGAAAGTGGCTCAAGTCTCTCAACAGCAATTAAAGAGTGGAAATCTGATATTTTGTTCAGGGGAAACAGAGTTGTATAATTTAGAGCAACTAATGAGAGCGTCAGCAGAGCTACTTGGGAGGGGCACAATTGGAACAACGTATAAAGCTGTAATGGCTAGTCAATTGATAGTTTCAGTAAAGCGATTGGATGCTTGTAAAACTTCAATTACGAGCGGGGAAGCGTTTGAGCAACACATGGAGGAAGTAGGAATGTTACGGCACCCGAATTTGGTAGCAGTTAGGGCATACTTTCAGGCTAAACAAGAAAGGCTTGTTATCTATGATTATCAGCCTAATGGCAGTCTCTTCAATCTCATTCATG GGTCAAGATCGACAAGGGCAAAGCCCCTTCACTGGACATCGTGTCTAAAAATAGCAGAAGATGTGGCTCAGGGTCTTGCTTACATACATCAAGCATCAAAGCTCACTCATGGCAACTTGAAGTCCTCAAATGTGCTTCTAGGGTCTGATTTTGAGGCCTGTCTAACAGACTACTCCCTCATCGCGCTTGCAGACATTTCTTCCGATGATGATCCTGATGCAGCTCGCTATAAAGCACCAGAAGTTCGCAAATCTGCACGAAAAGCCACTCCAGGGTCTGACGTCTATGCCTATGGCATTCTGTTATTAGAGCTTTTAACGGGTAAACCTCCATCTCAGCATCCGTATCTCTCTCCCCCTGATATGGCAGATTGGGTTAGAGCTATGAGGGAGGATGATAATGAGGAGGATAGATGGCTCGCAATGCTAGTTGACCTTGCTAGTATATGTAGCTTGACATCACCAGAACAAAGACCAACAATGAGGCAAATCTTGAAAATGATACAAGATATAAAGGATAATGCAATGGTGGAGAATAACAAAAGGGATGAACATACTGGATATTCATAG
- the LOC107793555 gene encoding protein IRX15-LIKE-like: MKNSLGSSTKLILLHPYIQKQGSSNRFWALAFVSFLTLASLLTVIYTRESKITASVVSASTITSSSTPPLSKAVAMALVHYASNSNNTEHMSYTDMKYIADVLQKCSQPCNLLVFGLTHETRLWKALNHNGRTVFIDENRYYAAYIEEKYPEIEAYDVQYTTKLSEMKELIAGVKEQVRNECRPVQNLLFSECKLGLNDLPNQFYEVDWDVILVDGPRGYWPEAPGRMSAIFTASVLARSKKGGNSKTHIFVHDFNQQVDRITSDEFLCKENLVKSKDMLGHFVLERMDANSFQFCRNHNSTMANSSS; encoded by the coding sequence ATGAAGAATAGTCTTGGAAGTAGCACAAAGCTAATACTCCTTCACCCTTATATCCAAAAACAGGGAAGTTCCAATCGTTTTTGGGCTTTGGCTTTTGTTTCATTCTTGACACTTGCCTCGCTCCTTACTGTGATTTACACCAGAGAATCTAAAATCACGGCCTCTGTAGTTTCTGCATCTACAATTACTAGTTCAAGTACCCCTCCATTGTCAAAGGCTGTGGCTATGGCCCTTGTCCATTACGCTTCAAATTCTAACAATACAGAACACATGTCTTATACAGATATGAAATATATTGCTGATGTTCTCCAAAAATGTTCTCAACCTTGTAATTTACTTGTTTTTGGACTTACCCACGAGACTCGTCTCTGGAAAGCCCTGAATCACAATGGTCGAACGGTTTTTATTGACGAAAATCGTTATTATGCGGCTTATATAGAGGAAAAATATCCAGAAATTGAAGCTTATGACGTGCAATACACAACCAAATTGAGTGAAATGAAGGAACTGATTGCAGGAGTTAAGGAACAAGTGCGAAACGAGTGCAGGCCAGTGCAGAATTTGTTGTTTTCAGAGTGCAAACTTGGGCTAAATGACTTGCCAAATCAATTTTACGAAGTTGAttgggatgttattttggtagaTGGTCCAAGAGGATACTGGCCTGAGGCACCTGGCCGAATGTCAGCTATTTTTACTGCTAGCGTTTTGGCGCGGAGCAAGAAAGGTGGTAATTCAAagacacatatttttgtgcatgATTTTAATCAGCAAGTGGATAGAATTACAAGTGATGAGTTCTTATGTAAAGAGAATTTGGTGAAGTCAAAGGACATGTTGGGGCATTTTGTGTTGGAAAGAATGGATGCTAACAGCTTTCAATTCTGTCGCAACCATAACTCGACAATGGCGAATTCCTCTTCTTAG